A genomic stretch from Plasmodium cynomolgi strain B DNA, chromosome 8, whole genome shotgun sequence includes:
- a CDS encoding hypothetical protein (putative) yields MKGGLKISAKKNCRANLKKKIPLKVLSQKYCVDVTYRSALWNSSLCSSCSQCAETMATEERVKLLVAARKGIYEDVVSLSKLQIPLGDYVQPPHNRTAFWYSCRNGSLKMARIILKKGSNINHKDANGISPLHISVKYGHLNIAKFLIENNANVDITDNVRMKGWSSKEGPYNIGGMLVEREGQSPIFYAIINKHYDIVKLLIENGADVQMKDHNNASVYDYADFSGRTKLSSYILYKSNIQ; encoded by the exons ATGAAAGGGGGATTGAAAAttagcgcaaaaaaaaattgtcgtgcgaatttaaaaaaaaaaattccgttGAAAGTCCTATCTCAAAAATATTGTGTTGACGTAACGTACAGAAGCGCCCTTTGGAATTCCTCCTTATGTTCTTCGTGTTCCCAATGCGCGGAAACCATGGCAACg gAAGAGAGAGTAAAATTGCTCGTAGCAGCGAGGAAAG GAATTTACGAAGATGTCGTTTCCTTGTCTAAGTTGCAAATTCCTCTGGGGGATTACGTCCAGCCTCCG CATAACAGAACAGCCTTCTGGTATAGTTGCCGGAATGGGAGCCTAAAGATGGCTAggataattttgaaaaaaggaagtaacaTAAATCATAAGGATGCCAACGGAATATCTCCCCTTCATATCAGCGTCAAATATGGGCACCTAAACATTGCCAAGTTCCTCATCGAAAATAATGCCAACGTGGACATAACAGACAATGTTCGGATGAAAGGGTGGAGCAGTAAAGAAGGCCCTTACAATATAGGAGGGATGCTCGTCGAACGT GAAGGACAGAGCCCCATCTTTTACGCCATAATAAACAAGCACTACGAC ATCGTCAAGCTTCTGATAGAGAATGGAGCCGACGTTCAAATGAAAGACCAC AACAATGCCAGCGTGTATGACTACGCAGACTTTAGTGGAAGGACGAAGCTCTCCTCCTACATACTCTACAAGAGTAACATacaataa
- a CDS encoding hypothetical protein (putative) codes for MGRTKDKKKTLKLVKDNGESSNTLGNYTGVGTVIFYLNKKWKTTEKYYGNIFQGKKHGYGEYNYQNGDFYQGLYEHGKKNGIGTYFYNMNDRQERGKGRGARGRDDKNSEEEGNSDDEKGEDEKSEDEMSEDEKSDDEKGNDEQDDEQNEQNGKDADSEKDTSEEEGENDQSGSDQSGDATSGEDQSEGDTEQSDQNEQDKEKRSNKDGYQNSKKGNKAADNEKNASKKLLLHLMQKWNNSKMKKETIIPAKGNYINKLVLPPVGPLIFRVFGPGPF; via the exons atgggacGAACAaaggacaagaaaaaaacctTAAAATTGGTGAAAGACAATGGGGAGTCCTCAAACACGCTAGGGAACTACACGGGTGTGGGAACTGTGATATTTTAccttaacaaaaaatggaaaaccaCGGAGAAGTATTACGGAAATATCTtccaaggaaaaaaacacggATATG GTGAGTATAACTACCAGAATGGCGATTTTTACCAAGGGTTGTATGAGCACGGCAAGAAGAACGGGATTGGcacttatttttacaatatgaACGACAGGCAGGAGAGAGGCAAAGGGAGAGGGGCGAGGGGGAGAGACGATAAGAATAGTGAGGAGGAGGGGAACAGCGACGACGAGAAGGGCGAAGACGAGAAGAGTGAAGACGAGATGAGTGAAGACGAGAAGAGCGATGATGAAAAGGGCAACGACGAACAGGACGATGAGCAAAATGAGCAGAATGGCAAAGACGCGGATAGCGAAAAGGACACGAGCGAGGAGGAAGGTGAAAATGACCAAAGTGGAAGCGATCAAAGTGGAGACGCCACTAGCGGAGAAGACCAAAGCGAAGGAGACACTGAACAGAGCGATCAGAATGAACAAGACAAGGAGAAAAGGTCAAATAAGGATGGCTATCAAAATAGCAAGAAGGGGAATAAAGCAGctgataatgaaaaaaatgcctccAAAAAGTTGTTGCTACATcttatgcaaaaatggaataactcaaaaatgaaaaaagaaacgattATCCCCGCGAAAGGtaattacataaataagTTAGTCCTACCCCCGGTGGGTCCTCTCATTTTTCGTGTGTTTGGTCCTGGCCCGTTCTAG
- a CDS encoding hypothetical protein (putative) yields the protein MMKEKGKKQIKKKKKRNPFLKFGEGQHFYTLKIMFPLFSRNIKKNFLFQTSKKCINTNVRLRNPYYRKKGFWEWRRRIIHRYNERRYIRKGIKPKIPKKDEENIKNRKDDVYWTFKVYQLKISLRNLYNFGRLIKGLHLEDAIVYLESIPQIRVNNILNSLLNSKEKIVHKFNGDVSRLYIDNVQIHYNTPMKFIKYHALGHFGLVKSYRNTFTYTIKQMNIEEFYHKIFIRGNVPRTLSHNMRLYFHQDRINMENLIQWYPYICANSRYYFREKLRYLNNTYQFDYFKSRRAWIKNYFSNVDRRTMELKMQRNLLSDGPTPQ from the exons atgatgaaggaaaaaggaaaaaaacaaattaaaaagaaaaaaaaaagaaaccccTTTTTAAAGTTCGGAGAAGGTCAACATTTCTACACGCTCAAAA ttatgtttcccctttttagtaggaacataaaaaaaaacttcctcTTCCAAACAAGTAAGAAATGCATAAACACGAATGTAAGGCTACGAAATCCatattacagaaaaaagggtTTTTGGGAATGGAGGAGAAGAATTATCCATAGGTACAACGAAAGGAGGTATATTAGGAAAGGAATAAAGCCAAAGATACCAAagaaagatgaagaaaatataaaaaataggaaggaCGATGTATACTGGACTTTTAAAGTATATCagttaaaaataagtttGCGCAATTTGTATAACTTTGGTAGACTCATTAAGGGATTACACCTTGAAGATGCCATCGTCTATTTAGAATCCATTCCACAGATAAgagtaaataatatattaaactCTTTGTTAAattcgaaagaaaaaattgtgcacaaATTTAATGGAGATGTATCCCGTCTATATATTGATAATGTACAGATCCACTACAACACACCGATGAAATTTATCAAGTACCATGCGTTAGGGCACTTTGGGTTAGTGAAGAGTTACAGAAATACTTTTACGTATACTATtaaacaaatgaatataGAAGAATTTTACCATAAGATTTTTATTCGTGGAAATGTGCCGCGTACTTTGTCTCATAATATGAGGTTATATTTTCATCAGGATAGAATCAACATGGAGAATTTAATTCAATGGTACCCTTATATTTGTGCCAACTCTAGGTACTACTTCAGGGAAAAGTTACGTTACCTTAATAATACGTACCAGTTTGATTACTTCAAATCGAGGCGCGCTTGgataaagaattattttagtAATGTGGACCGGAGGACCATGGAGTTGAAGATGCAGAGGAACCTGCTCAGCGATGGTCCTACCCCTCAGTAG
- a CDS encoding hypothetical protein (putative), translating into MDLKSAQCIWDTLNDLHKSDKQAYEKFMDKHMGKMKQQKAIKPKFCFCIVTDLEKVSIKTKASEHKEKICDYYVYVYHSSKMKAPTLPKNFPSNMEEVNYDDISISTCKIKGESSRDMYAEAVIHSDVQKNFHNVYFKNKIIQKILTILNESEQMLRSDIRINGNSFKYNELGYIPKTKHFLNPHCVDDTLHTEDSTSVDENDIKFYNMLSQKQLKSNDTKEEEKNEIKIHDTSSNILNDIQSVRTTKRGKNDDGEQGRIPRQVKSYHYTVIDRLEFETEK; encoded by the exons ATGGATTTAAAAAGCGCACAGTGCATTTGGGACACCCTCAACGATTTGCACAAAAGTGACAAGCAG GCGTACGAAAAATTTATGGACAAACACATGGGGAAGATGAAGCAGCAGAAGGCGATCAAACCAAAGTTCTGTTTCTGCATCGTGACGGACCTGGAAAAGGTGTCCATCAAGACAAAGGCCAGTGAGCACAAAGAGAAGATTTGTGATTactatgtgtatgtatatcacagcagcaaaatgaaagcaCCCACGCTCCCGAAGAATTTCCCTAGCAACATGGAAGAAGTAAATTACGATGACATTTCTATTAGTAcgtgtaaaataaaaggagaaagctCCAGAGATATGTATGCAGAAGCTGTTATCCACTCGGATGTTCAGAAGAATTTCCACAacgtatattttaaaaataaaattatccaaaaaatattaacaatatTAAATGAGTCAGAACAAATGCTTAGGAGTGATATACGCATAAATGGGAACTCCTTCAAATATAACGAGTTGGGATATATCCCGAAGacgaaacattttttaaatccgcATTGTGTGGATGACACATTACACACAGAAGACTCCACATCGGTGGAcgaaaatgacataaaattttacaacatGTTAAGTCAAAAACAGCTTAAGAGTAATGATacaaaggaggaagagaaaaacgaaataaaaatacacgACACATCCAGTAACATACTGAATGATATACAGTCGGTTAGGACcaccaaacgggggaaaaatgaCGATGGTGAACAGGGGCGCATCCCGAGGCAGGTGAAGTCCTATCACTACACAGTTATTGACAGGTTAGAGTtcgaaacggaaaaatga
- a CDS encoding eukaryotic translation initiation factor 2 beta (putative) — MEDKMEDAGAVFVDLEKVHDEETKQLFDFGEKKKKKKKKEVTEKIEEIIIDGTGKVFERGAVYPYDELLHRIQDLVNKHNIDLCISKKYTIKPPQVVRVGSKKVAWINFKDICTIMNRNEEHVFHFVLAELGTEGSIAGEGQLVLKGKYGPKHIEALLRKYITEYVTCQMCKSPNTAMEKDSRTRLFHQHCNACGAKRSVTTIKSGFHALGRGERRKAKHTN; from the exons ATggaggacaaaatggaagacgCAGGGGCCGTTTTCGTCGACTTGGAGAAGGTGCACGACGAGGAAACGAAACAGCTTTTCGATtttggtgagaaaaaaaaaaaaaaaaaaaaaaaagaagtcaCAGAAAAGATCGAAGAAATAATCATTGACGGAACAGGGAAGGTATTTGAAAGAGGAGCAGTGTACCCATACGACGAACTCTTACATAGAATCCAAGATTTAGTAAATAAGCACAACATAGATTTGTGTATATCGAAAAAGTACACCATTAAACCGCCACAAGTTGTTAGGGTTGGTTCGAAAAAGGTCGCGTGGATTAATTTTAAGGATATATGTACAATTATGAACAGAAATGAAGAAcacgtttttcattttgtcttaGCCGAATTGGGAACGGAAGGGTCCATAGCAGGAGAGGGACAGTTAGttttaaaaggaaagtaTGGACCCAAGCATATCGAAGCCTTgttaagaaaatatataactgAATATGTGACGTGTCAGATGTGCAAAAGTCCAAATACAGCCATGGAGAAGGATAGCAGAACTCGACTTTTTCACCAGCACTGTAATGCTTGCGGAGCTAAGag ATCGGTCACCACCATTAAGAGTGGTTTCCACGCCCTGGGAAGAGGTGAGAGAAGAAAGGCAAAGCATACCAATTGA
- a CDS encoding hypothetical protein (putative) yields the protein MSYHRFFVGVFLISFLFFKVHSCLYVTDGSSIILENVGTSYKLFSTDMKWGSGSGNQLVTAVTTNKNEENLLWTVNIYDDVKSFTGNKISCDEIITLKHLSVHESKESGKFQVICEKKKDSPYWSLGENIYLKSVDHNGYVSTSKSYEFNQYNCHNCPILYHLEACIMRYTYPRDEQKWRAKSGVIITPFNDERGEKFNGDEL from the exons ATGAGTTATCATCGCTTTTTTGTTGGGGTGTTTCTtatctcttttttattttttaaagtgcaTAGTTGTCTTTATGTAACAGATGGCAGCTCTATCATTTTAGAAAACGTTGGAACGTCATACAa actCTTTTCCACGGATATGAAATGGGGATCTGGGTCAGGAAACCAACTAGTG ACCGCAGTAACGACTAACAAGAACGAGGAAAATCTCTTGTGGACAGTTAACATTTATGATG ATGTGAAGAGCTTCACgggaaacaaaataagcTGCGACGAAATCATCACGCTGAAGCAT CTAAGTGTCCATGAGAGCAAAGAGTCGGGGAAATTTCAAGtcatttgtgaaaaaaaaaaggacagtCCCTACTGGTCATTgggtgaaaatatttacctaAAGAGCGTGGATCACAATGGATATGTCTCCACGAGCAAAAGCTATGA ATTTAATCAGTACAATTGCCACAACTGCCCAATTTTGTACCACCTGGAGGCATGCATTATGAGATATACTTACCCGCGCGATGAGCAGAAGTGGAGGGCCAAATCG GGCGTCATCATAACCCCATTTAACGACGAACGCGGCGAGAAATTTAATGGTGATGAACTGTGA
- a CDS encoding hypothetical protein (putative), with product MKLKLNFAKKKKGFDCSIIEGCKSLVGKLFGSGVDKYFRIVNIAIVAIFVTVLNYIYAFDTKYAKKKDKNLLYMYYGFLVCLVGFAISINWIYFEYSKNKKKKGSPLEVKMGSKKK from the exons ATGAAGCTCAAATTAAACTtcgcgaaaaagaaaaaagggtttGACTGCTCCATAATCGAAGGTTGCAAATCCCTTGTGGGGAAACTCTTCGGAAGCGGTGTTGACAAATATTTTAGAATAGTTAACATTGCAATAGTTGCAATATTCGTCACTgttttgaattatatatacgcCTTTGATacaaaatatgcaaagaagaaggacaaaaactTGCTCTACATGTACTACGGATTTTTAGTATGTCTTGTGGGGTTCGCCATCAGCATTAACTG GATATACTTCGAGTATTccaaaaataagaaaaagaaaggatcCCCCTTGGAAGTTAAAA tggggagcaaaaaaaaataa